The genomic window AGGCCGTAAAGGTCAGCTTTACCAAGTGGCGCGAGGCCATGAAGATTGTAGTTGACCTTTACAACGAGGGAATGCTGGATCCCATGCCCAGCGATCTGGCCCCTGACTATGCGGGACACTACACTTTTAGTCTGCTTGGCGGCGAGGGCAGGATGTACAACGTCTCTGACCTGGAACGCACCTCATTTGAGATGCTGGTCTATATAACCAACGCGGTATACAAGGCCATGGCTCACGGGGCTATGTATGGAGCCACCTACGGGAAGGGCGCCTTCCTGCAGGACCGTTGGCTTATCCAGATCAAGGCTGAGGCCAGCCGGCTGAGGAGGATCAAGGCTCTTGAGAATCAGGTCGGTATACAACACAAGGCATACGACTTCTGGAAACACGGTGAGTATACGGATCTGCTCTTAGGCTGGAAGAGAAAGCCAGGCGACGTAGATAAGTCAAAGTGTATGCATGAGGGAGAAAATTGCCTGGCTGAATAAGTTTTCAAAAGGACACATTGTTAGAAAATGAACAAAAAGGCTTAATCCGTTTTTTGGGTTAAGCCTTTTTTCTTTTTTACTTCAACAACAATGTTTTTTCCCCTGTCGTTACCATCGAAGAATATCTGGTTTCCCTCTGCTGTACATGAAGAAATCGCATGCAAACCCAAAATGCGCGGTATGAATTTATTGCTCTTCCGTATGTTTTTTATTTTACCCGTTCCAGTTTTGCATATGCCAGCATGAGATGCTTTATTCCGCCAATATTAAAATTAACTTTAACGCTTGCTTTGTCATTGCTGCCGGAGACCTCCAGGATCCTTCCCAGGCCAAAGAGGGGGTGTCTGACCACTTCTCCGCATGAAAAGGCCATGGCGACTTCTTTTGCCGGAACGCATGGAGAACTGTCAATAACGCTCTCTGAATGAACGGCCAACGGCATTTCATACGCCACCCCGCTGCCGGTGTTGTTGTTATAAGGATGATAAGCATACTGCCGGTTAGTCCTGTCAATCTTCTCTACAATTTCATCTGGTATCTCATCCAAAAACCTGGAGGGACGACACATATTCAACTGTCCGTATTGCATCCTGCGCCTGGCGTGGGTAAGGAAGAGCTTATTCATGGCCCGTGTGATTCCCACGTAACAAAGCCTTCTTTCCTCCTCAATCTCATCATCCACATCGTTCGATTCAACATGGGGCAATAACCCCTCCTCCATGCCGGTAAGAAAGACCACGGGGAATTCCAATCCCTTAGCCGTATGGAGTGTCATGAGGGTGACCGCTTCAGCGGTTTCCTCCAGTTCATCCGCGTCGGAAACGAGCGCCACCTCTTCCAGAAATCCTTGCAGGGTTCCCTCTGAATAGCACATATCATATTCATGGGCGGCATTGACCAGTTCTTCCACGTTGGCAATGCGGTCCTTCGATTCCGCCGCCCCTGATTCACGGAGATAGGCGAAATAGTTTGTCTTTTCAATCACCCGTTTAATGAGGCCTTCAACCGGAGATCGGGGAATTTGCTGGAAACCAGAGACAAGCTCAAAAAACCTTTTGATGGATAGGGCTGTTTTGCCCGTAATTTCAGGTATTGCGTCAACCTGTCGCACGGCGTCAAACAGGGTAGTATCGTGATTTGTCGCCCAGTCTTCCAGTTTTTTCATCGTCGTACTGCCAATACCGCGCGACGGCGTGTTGATTGTGCGTTCCAATGCCACCTCATCATGCGGATTGACGCAAAGTCGTAAGTAGGAAAGGATGTCTTTTATCTCCTTCCTTTGATAAAATTCAACGCCCCCGATGATGGTATACGGAATGCCGGAGTTTCTCAGGGAGATTTCCAGGACGCGCGACTGGGCGTTGGTGCGGTAAAATAACGCTATGTCCGAATACCGGATACCCTCCTTCGTGAGTTCCCGTATCTCTTGTGCAATCTCGTCGGCCTCTCCGTACTCATTCTCGCAGGAAAGCACCCGGAGTTTTTCTCCCGCCGCGTTTTCTGTCCAAAGAAGCTTCTGTTTCCGGTATTTGTTCTGCTGGATGACGCTGGAAGCTGCATGCAGGATATGCTTCGTGGAACGGTAATTCTGTTCGAGAAACACCACCCTGGCGTCGGGGTAGTCCTTCTCAAAATCCATGATATTCCTGATATCAGCCCCGCGCCAGCCGTAGATAGACTGATCGGGGTCGCCCGTTACACAAATATTTCTGTATCGGTTGGCCAGAAGCCGGGTGATGGTATACTGAGAATAGTTCGTGTCCTGGTATTCATCGATGAGGATAAACCGGAACTTATCCTGGTACATTTCCAAGATGTCAGGGTGCGTCTTAAAAAGCTCGATGG from Candidatus Brocadia sp. includes these protein-coding regions:
- a CDS encoding UvrD-helicase domain-containing protein, coding for MSLLHDVTDKQREAITHVEGPLLVVAGAGSGKTRVITRRIGYLMSQGVKPYNILAITFTNKAANEMDERIQQFSSHKGLWVSTFHKMCARILRSAIDRLGYSRDFSIYDTTDQLNRVKAIMAEFQLDTTQWKPRAIVSSISNAKNKLIDSGTFTSTASGYYNQTVARIYQKYQTLLKANNALDFDDLLIKTIELFKTHPDILEMYQDKFRFILIDEYQDTNYSQYTITRLLANRYRNICVTGDPDQSIYGWRGADIRNIMDFEKDYPDARVVFLEQNYRSTKHILHAASSVIQQNKYRKQKLLWTENAAGEKLRVLSCENEYGEADEIAQEIRELTKEGIRYSDIALFYRTNAQSRVLEISLRNSGIPYTIIGGVEFYQRKEIKDILSYLRLCVNPHDEVALERTINTPSRGIGSTTMKKLEDWATNHDTTLFDAVRQVDAIPEITGKTALSIKRFFELVSGFQQIPRSPVEGLIKRVIEKTNYFAYLRESGAAESKDRIANVEELVNAAHEYDMCYSEGTLQGFLEEVALVSDADELEETAEAVTLMTLHTAKGLEFPVVFLTGMEEGLLPHVESNDVDDEIEEERRLCYVGITRAMNKLFLTHARRRMQYGQLNMCRPSRFLDEIPDEIVEKIDRTNRQYAYHPYNNNTGSGVAYEMPLAVHSESVIDSSPCVPAKEVAMAFSCGEVVRHPLFGLGRILEVSGSNDKASVKVNFNIGGIKHLMLAYAKLERVK